Proteins co-encoded in one Capnocytophaga ochracea DSM 7271 genomic window:
- a CDS encoding SGNH/GDSL hydrolase family protein, translating to MQPKKILLFIVGVLVALFTMTLFSSYHTTAKGMVRGGIVFGDAMLRYPTPDILGMLFKGEEENNKVDELIKDTKTIVDEKTENLAKKDTIVKDTVQTSETNIEGKIYYPGNHTDYIRRLKEKLCQPTCQIVHYGDSQIEGDRITGYVRNRLQLAYTGGGPGFIPIKVVYSQNSVDIIASPNWTRYAFFDRKQRKTVAHDKYGLFSTFSRFTNYVSNTADTTALPVAKASFTIKPSDKSYARLRNYTRFGLHYGNAMAKVKIRVYQDGNILRIDTLISDGKYHNYKLNFASTPKELKVELEGKISPDFYGITLDASSGVRMDNVAMRGEAGRIFTRMNYEHFRQMSADRKPDIFIFQYGGNTIPYMKTDQQLQEYVNALIFNIKWVKRANPNAMFMLLGPGDMTTSSNGQLITYPFVPKMNKLMKEEALKNGIAYFSIFEAMGGENSMTAWVKKGMAVSDYVHFTPQGTKLISEVFYQCLLNDLATVQ from the coding sequence ATGCAACCTAAAAAAATCTTACTCTTTATTGTGGGGGTGCTGGTAGCCCTCTTTACAATGACCCTTTTCAGCAGTTATCACACCACCGCCAAAGGAATGGTGCGGGGGGGTATAGTGTTTGGTGACGCGATGTTGCGCTATCCGACCCCTGATATATTGGGAATGCTCTTTAAAGGGGAAGAGGAAAATAATAAAGTAGACGAACTTATTAAAGATACTAAAACCATTGTAGACGAAAAAACCGAAAATTTAGCAAAAAAGGATACTATTGTTAAGGATACGGTACAAACTTCGGAAACCAATATAGAAGGGAAAATATATTACCCGGGGAATCATACGGATTATATCAGAAGACTTAAAGAGAAACTGTGTCAGCCTACCTGCCAAATAGTGCATTATGGTGATTCGCAAATAGAAGGAGACCGTATCACCGGCTATGTGCGCAACCGATTGCAATTGGCATATACTGGTGGAGGACCGGGTTTTATCCCTATAAAAGTAGTGTACAGCCAGAACAGTGTGGACATTATTGCTTCGCCTAACTGGACGCGCTACGCTTTCTTCGACCGCAAACAACGCAAAACGGTAGCGCACGATAAGTATGGTTTGTTCTCTACCTTCTCACGTTTTACTAATTATGTGAGCAATACTGCTGATACGACTGCCTTACCCGTAGCAAAAGCCAGCTTTACGATTAAGCCTTCGGACAAATCGTATGCACGTTTAAGAAACTACACGCGCTTTGGGTTGCATTATGGCAATGCGATGGCAAAAGTGAAGATACGTGTGTATCAGGACGGGAATATTCTAAGAATAGATACTCTTATCTCAGATGGTAAATACCATAATTATAAGCTCAATTTCGCATCTACTCCTAAGGAGCTAAAAGTGGAATTGGAAGGCAAGATAAGTCCGGATTTTTATGGGATTACTCTTGATGCGTCGTCAGGGGTACGAATGGATAACGTAGCGATGCGAGGGGAAGCAGGACGTATATTTACACGTATGAATTACGAGCATTTCAGACAGATGAGTGCTGACCGTAAACCCGATATATTTATCTTTCAGTACGGAGGAAATACAATCCCCTATATGAAAACAGACCAACAGCTTCAGGAGTATGTAAACGCGTTGATATTTAATATCAAATGGGTAAAGCGAGCCAATCCCAATGCAATGTTTATGCTTTTAGGCCCTGGAGATATGACAACTTCGAGTAATGGACAACTCATCACCTATCCTTTTGTGCCGAAAATGAACAAACTGATGAAGGAAGAAGCCTTGAAAAATGGGATTGCTTATTTTAGTATCTTTGAAGCAATGGGAGGAGAAAACTCGATGACAGCGTGGGTGAAAAAAGGAATGGCTGTTTCGGATTACGTACACTTTACGCCACAAGGGACTAAACTAATTTCGGAAGTGTTTTACCAATGCCTACTTAACGACCTTGCCACAGTGCAATAA
- a CDS encoding ABC-F family ATP-binding cassette domain-containing protein: MLNVHNLSVSFQGEYLFEDVAFMLNAGDRVGLIGKNGAGKSTMLKLLSRELKPDTGGIATDKDVRIGFLKQDIDFVKGRTILEEAYQAFTEIKALERQLDDIHHQIETRTDYESEAYHDLLDKLSDYTHRFDLIGGYQYQGETEKVLLGLGFERTDFDKLTDSFSGGWRMRIELAKLLLQNNDILLLDEPTNHLDIESIIWLEQFLSTYSGAVVIVSHDRMFLDNVTNRTIEISIGKIYDYPKPYTQFLELRKEMRELQLASQKNQEKKIQHTEKLIEKFRAKATKASMAQSLIKKLDKIERIEVDEEDNAVMNVRFPVSVTPGKVVLEIDDVSKSYGEKEVLSHVSLLIERGSKVAFVGQNGQGKTTLAKMIVGEIPYEGTIRLGHNVQLAYFAQNQADYLDGELTVLDTMFNAANDSNRTKIRDILGAFLFRGDEVDKKVKVLSGGERNRLALAKMLLSDFNVMVMDEPTNHLDIKSKNVLKQALQQFEGTLIIVSHDRDFLQGLTDKVYEFKNKHLKEYLGDIDFFLEQRAAVNFREIEQQSKSTPVQVEKEPQKEEKLSFEEQKQQKAIQNKLNKIEKNITALEEALKAMNEQMGQGVQNDAFYKEYEQKKQQLEDLMTEWELLMS, encoded by the coding sequence ATGCTGAACGTTCACAACCTATCTGTTTCTTTTCAGGGCGAGTACCTCTTTGAGGACGTTGCTTTTATGCTGAATGCGGGCGACCGTGTGGGGCTTATTGGCAAGAACGGAGCGGGGAAATCGACGATGCTCAAATTGCTTTCACGCGAACTTAAACCCGATACCGGAGGCATTGCTACCGATAAAGATGTACGCATCGGATTTCTGAAACAGGATATTGATTTTGTGAAAGGACGTACCATTTTGGAAGAAGCCTATCAGGCATTTACTGAGATTAAGGCTTTGGAACGTCAGTTGGACGATATTCATCACCAGATAGAAACCCGCACTGATTACGAGAGCGAGGCGTACCACGATTTGCTTGATAAACTCAGCGACTATACGCATCGTTTTGACCTTATAGGGGGATACCAATACCAAGGAGAAACCGAGAAAGTGCTATTGGGGTTGGGCTTTGAGCGGACTGATTTCGACAAGCTCACCGACAGCTTTTCGGGCGGGTGGCGTATGCGTATAGAGTTGGCAAAACTGCTGTTGCAGAACAACGATATATTGCTATTGGACGAGCCTACGAACCACTTGGATATAGAGTCGATTATTTGGTTAGAACAGTTCCTCTCTACTTATAGCGGGGCGGTGGTAATTGTATCGCACGACAGAATGTTTTTAGACAATGTGACCAATCGGACGATTGAGATTTCGATAGGCAAAATATACGATTACCCGAAGCCTTACACTCAGTTTTTGGAACTGAGAAAAGAGATGCGCGAACTGCAACTCGCCTCACAAAAGAACCAAGAAAAGAAGATACAACACACTGAAAAGCTCATCGAAAAATTCCGCGCCAAAGCTACCAAAGCCTCAATGGCACAGTCGCTTATCAAGAAGTTGGACAAGATAGAGCGCATAGAGGTAGACGAGGAAGACAATGCGGTGATGAACGTGCGTTTCCCCGTATCGGTAACGCCAGGGAAGGTGGTGCTGGAAATAGACGATGTATCGAAAAGTTATGGTGAAAAAGAGGTGCTCAGCCACGTGAGTTTGCTTATAGAACGAGGCAGCAAAGTAGCTTTTGTGGGACAAAACGGACAGGGGAAAACGACCCTCGCCAAGATGATAGTGGGCGAAATACCCTATGAAGGAACTATCAGGCTGGGGCACAATGTACAGTTGGCTTACTTTGCTCAGAACCAAGCCGACTACTTAGATGGAGAACTCACCGTGCTTGATACGATGTTTAATGCAGCTAACGACAGCAATCGCACTAAAATACGCGATATACTTGGGGCTTTTCTCTTCCGTGGCGATGAGGTAGACAAGAAAGTGAAAGTACTTTCGGGAGGGGAGCGCAACCGTTTGGCATTGGCAAAGATGCTCCTTTCGGACTTTAACGTAATGGTGATGGACGAGCCTACGAACCACTTGGATATCAAATCGAAGAACGTACTCAAACAAGCCTTACAGCAATTTGAAGGGACGCTCATTATTGTGTCGCACGACCGCGATTTCTTGCAAGGGCTCACCGATAAGGTATACGAGTTTAAGAACAAACATCTGAAAGAATATCTTGGGGACATCGATTTCTTCCTCGAACAACGTGCTGCCGTTAATTTTAGAGAGATAGAACAGCAGAGCAAAAGCACTCCTGTACAGGTAGAAAAAGAACCGCAGAAAGAAGAAAAACTCTCGTTTGAGGAACAGAAACAGCAGAAAGCCATTCAGAATAAGCTCAACAAGATAGAGAAGAACATTACCGCTCTTGAAGAAGCGCTTAAAGCGATGAATGAGCAGATGGGACAAGGCGTACAGAACGATGCTTTTTACAAGGAATACGAACAGAAAAAACAGCAGTTGGAAGATTTAATGACCGAGTGGGAATTATTAATGAGTTAA
- a CDS encoding DUF1599 domain-containing protein, translating to MNTLKQYNTVIEQCRRLFINKMKDYGCAWRILRLPSLTDQILIKAQRIRGLQENTEHKIDEDETAEFIGIINYALMALIQIDKGVATQPDLSLEEATALYDAKVAEARSLMEAKNHDYGEVWREMRVSSLTDLILQKLLRVKQIEDNKGKTLVSEGIDANYQDMINYAVFALIHLNNQHNN from the coding sequence ATGAACACTCTTAAACAATATAACACGGTTATTGAACAATGCCGTAGGCTCTTTATCAACAAGATGAAAGACTATGGCTGTGCCTGGCGTATCTTGCGCCTCCCTTCTCTTACTGACCAGATTCTCATCAAAGCACAACGCATTCGAGGGCTACAAGAGAATACCGAGCATAAAATCGATGAAGACGAGACAGCCGAGTTTATAGGCATCATCAACTACGCCCTGATGGCTCTTATTCAAATAGATAAAGGAGTAGCTACCCAACCCGACCTTAGTCTCGAAGAGGCAACGGCTCTATACGACGCCAAAGTTGCCGAAGCACGCTCCCTTATGGAAGCTAAAAACCACGATTATGGCGAGGTGTGGCGCGAAATGCGGGTGAGCTCTCTTACCGACCTTATCCTGCAAAAGCTCTTGCGTGTAAAACAAATTGAAGATAATAAAGGAAAAACATTAGTAAGTGAAGGTATTGATGCTAATTATCAAGATATGATAAACTATGCAGTGTTTGCTCTCATACATTTAAACAATCAACATAACAACTAA
- a CDS encoding BT_3928 family protein: MKYLIQLCRILLGVTFIISGMIKLNDPMGFSFKLEDYFAPDVLNMPFFVPYTLTFAILVCIFEVVLGVTLLVGYKKKLTLWLLLAMLVFFGFLTFYSAYFHKVTDCGCFGDAIKFTPWQSFTKDMVLLVLALIVFWGQKYVQPITKGNLPLLITVISVLFCICFVYYVYNHLPIKDFRPYKIGTNIPKGMELPPNAVTYYWTFKVNGKEKVIVTKDASFPKVDGEYVSSTSTTELPPIHDFYIQDKDRETDYLPQFMAEEKLLMVVSYRLDLANQEAFKAIKTVTDKALKNGYTVIGLTSQMEKAPYIVKKYELNFNFYYNDATTLKTMIRSNPGLIVLSKGTIIDKKHYNDSEKLPIDK, from the coding sequence ATGAAATATCTTATCCAGCTTTGTCGCATATTATTAGGTGTTACTTTTATCATCAGTGGAATGATAAAACTCAATGACCCAATGGGCTTTTCATTTAAATTGGAAGACTATTTTGCTCCCGATGTGCTCAATATGCCTTTTTTTGTACCATACACTTTAACTTTTGCCATTTTGGTATGTATTTTCGAAGTAGTTTTGGGGGTAACCTTATTGGTAGGCTATAAAAAGAAGCTCACTTTGTGGCTTTTGCTGGCTATGTTAGTATTCTTCGGCTTCCTCACCTTCTATTCGGCTTATTTTCACAAAGTAACTGATTGTGGTTGTTTTGGTGATGCTATCAAATTTACACCTTGGCAATCGTTTACCAAAGATATGGTACTATTAGTTTTAGCTCTCATCGTCTTTTGGGGGCAAAAATATGTACAACCCATTACCAAAGGCAATTTACCTTTATTAATTACAGTAATCTCTGTGCTTTTCTGCATATGCTTTGTATATTACGTGTACAATCACTTACCCATAAAAGATTTTCGCCCATATAAGATAGGAACAAATATCCCCAAAGGTATGGAATTACCGCCCAATGCCGTTACTTATTATTGGACTTTCAAAGTAAACGGCAAAGAAAAAGTGATTGTAACTAAAGATGCAAGTTTCCCAAAAGTAGATGGTGAATATGTAAGCTCTACCTCTACTACCGAATTGCCTCCTATACACGATTTTTATATTCAAGATAAAGATAGAGAAACAGACTATTTGCCACAATTTATGGCAGAAGAAAAGCTCTTGATGGTAGTTTCTTATCGCCTCGACCTTGCTAACCAAGAGGCTTTTAAGGCTATCAAAACAGTAACCGATAAAGCTCTTAAAAACGGTTATACCGTGATAGGTCTTACCTCACAAATGGAGAAAGCTCCTTATATTGTAAAGAAATACGAACTCAATTTCAACTTTTATTATAACGATGCTACTACCCTCAAAACAATGATACGTTCTAATCCTGGACTTATAGTGCTTTCCAAGGGTACTATCATCGATAAAAAGCATTATAACGACAGCGAAAAATTACCAATTGATAAATAA
- the xerD gene encoding site-specific tyrosine recombinase XerD codes for MWRKVNTDYQNYLRLQRGLSQNTVVSYGLDIEKLIGYLEKYNITEPPDTIQVDTLRQFVYEVSKELNARSQARLISALKSFFKFMISEKGREDFPMSLIDSPKIGVKLPDTLSLKEIDAMLASIDLSTDEGHRNKAIIETLYGCGLRVSELVSLRLSDLFFEEDFIRVMGKGSKQRLVPIESYTQKQINNYINNQRKQLKIAKGHEDYVFLNRRGKQLTRAMIFTIVRQVAENIGLQKTISPHTFRHSFATHLLENGANLRAIQMMLGHENITTTEIYVHVEKSYLREALVKYHPRHKMSFTQ; via the coding sequence GTGTGGCGTAAAGTAAATACCGATTATCAGAATTATTTGCGATTACAACGTGGTTTATCGCAGAATACTGTTGTGTCTTATGGCTTAGATATTGAGAAACTCATAGGGTATTTGGAAAAATACAATATCACTGAACCCCCCGATACTATTCAAGTAGATACCTTGCGCCAGTTCGTATACGAAGTTTCCAAAGAACTCAACGCACGTTCACAAGCCCGACTCATATCGGCTTTAAAGAGTTTTTTTAAGTTTATGATTTCTGAGAAAGGACGTGAAGACTTTCCTATGAGCCTTATCGACAGCCCTAAAATAGGCGTGAAACTCCCCGATACACTTTCCTTAAAAGAAATAGATGCTATGCTCGCCTCTATAGACCTCAGCACCGATGAGGGGCATCGTAATAAAGCTATTATAGAAACGCTTTACGGTTGTGGATTGCGAGTGTCGGAATTGGTCTCTCTCCGTCTATCCGACTTGTTTTTTGAAGAAGATTTCATTAGAGTAATGGGGAAAGGTAGTAAACAGCGCTTAGTGCCTATTGAAAGCTATACGCAGAAACAAATTAACAATTATATCAATAACCAGCGCAAACAATTAAAGATAGCAAAAGGTCACGAAGATTACGTTTTCCTAAACAGAAGAGGGAAACAACTTACTCGCGCAATGATATTTACTATTGTAAGACAAGTAGCTGAAAACATAGGATTACAGAAGACCATTAGCCCACATACTTTCAGACATTCTTTTGCAACACACCTATTGGAGAACGGTGCGAATCTGCGTGCCATACAGATGATGTTAGGTCACGAGAATATTACTACCACAGAAATATACGTACACGTAGAGAAGTCATATTTGAGGGAAGCTTTGGTGAAATACCACCCACGCCATAAAATGAGCTTTACCCAATAG
- a CDS encoding PUR family DNA/RNA-binding protein: MEEKEILDNEEIFSKVLRAGRRTYFFDVRATRANDYYLTITESKKFTHDDGSFHYKKHKIYLYKEDFEMFKDILNEMTNYVFDEKGEEVISERHQKDFKKNYYNERLEGVSNSNGVYKDLDFEDL; encoded by the coding sequence ATGGAAGAAAAAGAAATATTAGACAATGAGGAGATATTCTCAAAAGTTTTAAGAGCAGGCAGACGCACCTATTTTTTTGATGTAAGAGCAACGCGTGCTAATGATTATTACTTGACTATTACCGAAAGTAAGAAGTTTACTCACGATGATGGTTCTTTTCATTACAAAAAGCACAAAATCTATCTGTATAAAGAGGATTTTGAAATGTTTAAAGATATTTTAAACGAAATGACTAACTATGTTTTTGATGAAAAAGGAGAGGAGGTAATTTCTGAACGTCATCAAAAAGACTTTAAAAAGAACTATTACAATGAACGCTTGGAAGGCGTAAGCAATAGTAATGGTGTTTACAAAGACCTTGATTTTGAAGACCTATAG